The Flammeovirgaceae bacterium genome contains a region encoding:
- a CDS encoding transketolase family protein: protein MSTATTTPPKTKFTFTEKKDTRSGFGAGLLELGRKNPNVVGLCADLTGSLKMDAFKKEFPERFFQVGIAEANMMGLAAGMTIGGKIPFTGTFANFSTGRVYDQIRQSIAYSHKNVKICASHAGVTLGEDGATHQILEDIGMMKMLPGMTVIVPCDYNQTKAATLALGNHHGPAYLRFGRPSWPIFTEANRPFTIGKADKMIEGSDVSIFACGHMVWQAIEAEAALAEKGIRAEVINIHTVKPLDVEAVLQSVQKTRCAVSCEEHQINGGLGDSIAQVLSRHYPAPLEMVAVNDSFGESGTPAQLLKKYGLAPENIVAAVEKVLTRK, encoded by the coding sequence ATGAGCACGGCAACCACTACCCCCCCGAAGACCAAATTCACCTTTACCGAAAAAAAAGACACCCGTTCCGGCTTTGGAGCCGGATTACTTGAACTGGGCCGCAAAAACCCCAACGTGGTTGGCCTTTGTGCTGACCTGACCGGCTCGTTAAAAATGGACGCCTTTAAAAAGGAATTTCCCGAGCGCTTCTTCCAGGTGGGCATTGCCGAGGCCAACATGATGGGCCTGGCTGCCGGCATGACCATTGGCGGTAAGATTCCGTTTACCGGAACCTTTGCCAATTTTTCTACCGGTCGGGTTTATGATCAGATTCGTCAATCGATTGCTTATTCTCATAAGAATGTAAAAATATGTGCATCCCATGCAGGTGTTACGCTGGGTGAGGATGGCGCCACCCACCAAATCCTTGAAGACATCGGCATGATGAAAATGCTGCCGGGCATGACGGTGATTGTGCCGTGTGATTACAACCAAACCAAAGCCGCTACATTGGCCCTTGGCAATCATCACGGCCCCGCCTACCTGCGTTTTGGCCGCCCTTCGTGGCCCATATTCACCGAAGCTAACAGGCCCTTTACCATTGGCAAAGCTGATAAAATGATTGAAGGAAGCGATGTAAGCATTTTTGCCTGCGGCCATATGGTATGGCAAGCCATTGAAGCCGAAGCTGCATTGGCAGAAAAAGGAATACGTGCCGAAGTCATTAACATCCACACCGTTAAACCACTGGATGTAGAAGCCGTTTTGCAGTCCGTGCAAAAAACAAGGTGCGCGGTTAGCTGCGAAGAACATCAGATCAATGGCGGGCTTGGCGACAGCATAGCCCAGGTACTCAGCCGCCACTACCCTGCCCCGCTTGAAATGGTTGCCGTAAACGATTCGTTTGGCGAAAGCGGAACACCCGCACAACTGCTGAAGAAGTACGGCCTTGCTCCCGAAAACATTGTGGCTGCCGTGGAAAAAGTACTTACACGTAAATAA
- a CDS encoding amidohydrolase family protein yields the protein MTVRCTIGCLFLFAISVVFGQPKNLALTNANLFNGTDNRIQPNSLILIKDGKIERLGKTGENIPAGYERIDCQGYYILPGLIDAHSHLDNLESAKRALATGVTTVRTAGVSAFQDVSLMELSRQGKIAGPDIIPAGVYVTPNLEETILADVRLAPLINGVRSDGELKLLVNVNIDRGAKVIKTRGTERAGRPDTDPREQVYTEHQLKIIVDEAAKRGVPVMVHAHGDEGARAAVRAGAKSIEHGTFLSEETLKLMKAKGTYLVPTFITLEDLTQPGGDYFGPMLELRGKFMMPQAEKVFRKAKELGVKIVTGADNGYSAATTSRISLECQHYVRMGMIPFEAIQSATVVAAELLGIEKTTGRIQPGYEADLILIPGNPLEEIRYLQDVLMVISNGTIALKRIPFGLPEK from the coding sequence ATGACGGTAAGGTGTACTATAGGGTGTTTATTCCTTTTTGCAATATCCGTTGTCTTCGGGCAGCCTAAAAACCTCGCCTTAACAAATGCTAATCTGTTTAACGGAACTGACAACCGTATTCAACCGAACTCCCTCATACTCATTAAAGATGGTAAAATTGAACGCCTAGGAAAGACGGGGGAAAACATTCCGGCTGGTTACGAACGGATAGATTGCCAAGGCTACTACATCTTGCCAGGCCTGATCGATGCCCACTCCCACCTCGATAACCTCGAATCAGCCAAACGTGCTCTGGCTACCGGTGTTACTACTGTGCGTACCGCAGGTGTATCAGCTTTTCAGGACGTAAGCCTGATGGAACTTTCGCGCCAGGGAAAAATTGCCGGACCCGACATTATCCCTGCCGGTGTTTATGTTACACCTAATCTTGAAGAAACTATTTTAGCCGATGTGCGGCTTGCCCCGCTAATCAACGGAGTGCGCAGCGATGGAGAATTGAAATTACTGGTAAACGTAAATATCGATCGCGGAGCCAAAGTGATAAAGACGCGCGGCACCGAACGTGCCGGCCGGCCCGATACCGACCCGCGCGAACAGGTGTACACCGAACATCAACTGAAGATCATTGTTGACGAAGCTGCCAAACGCGGAGTACCTGTAATGGTGCATGCCCATGGCGATGAGGGTGCACGCGCTGCCGTGCGTGCAGGCGCTAAAAGCATTGAACACGGCACTTTTCTTTCAGAGGAAACCCTCAAACTGATGAAAGCAAAAGGAACTTACCTGGTGCCCACCTTTATCACGCTTGAAGACCTGACACAGCCCGGTGGCGATTATTTCGGACCGATGCTTGAACTGCGCGGAAAATTCATGATGCCGCAGGCTGAAAAAGTTTTCCGTAAAGCAAAGGAACTTGGCGTTAAAATCGTTACCGGTGCCGACAACGGCTACTCGGCAGCTACTACCTCCCGCATCTCGCTCGAATGCCAGCATTACGTGCGCATGGGCATGATCCCTTTCGAAGCCATACAGTCGGCCACCGTTGTGGCAGCTGAATTACTGGGTATTGAAAAAACCACAGGCCGCATACAACCCGGCTACGAAGCCGACCTGATTTTGATACCGGGCAACCCGCTTGAAGAAATCCGCTACCTGCAGGATGTGCTCATGGTTATCAGCAACGGCACCATCGCCTTGAAGCGCATTCCTTTTGGATTACCTGAAAAATAA
- a CDS encoding arsenite methyltransferase: MKTTESAEKLKEIVKEKYGQIAEQSYQQNATSCCGAGCGCSSDYVVMADDYSKLKGYVAEADLGLGCGLPTEFALIKEGDTVIDLGSGAGNDAFVARSITGERGKVIGVDLTEKMIGKARANAEKLGYNNVEFRLGDIENLPVTANVADVVVSNCVLNLVPDKQKAFAETFRVLKPGGHFSVSDIVLRGELPEGLRKSAEMYAGCVAGAISKKDYLNIIEETGFKNVKIQKEKMITIPDEIAAAHLSKEEFIRFKSGESGIYSITVYAEKPALTKEEKQAQKAACCGAESTCC; encoded by the coding sequence ATGAAAACCACCGAAAGCGCTGAAAAACTGAAAGAAATCGTAAAAGAAAAGTACGGCCAGATAGCCGAGCAGAGCTACCAACAGAATGCAACAAGTTGTTGCGGAGCCGGCTGCGGTTGCAGTAGTGACTACGTTGTTATGGCCGATGATTATTCGAAACTCAAGGGGTATGTCGCTGAAGCCGATTTAGGGCTTGGTTGCGGACTTCCTACCGAGTTTGCACTAATCAAGGAAGGCGATACCGTTATTGATTTAGGTTCAGGTGCCGGGAACGATGCGTTTGTTGCCAGAAGCATAACCGGAGAAAGAGGAAAAGTGATTGGCGTTGACTTAACCGAAAAAATGATAGGTAAAGCACGGGCAAACGCTGAAAAACTCGGCTACAATAATGTGGAGTTCCGGCTGGGAGATATTGAAAACCTGCCGGTAACAGCCAACGTTGCGGATGTTGTGGTAAGCAATTGCGTACTTAACCTGGTACCCGACAAACAAAAAGCCTTTGCCGAAACATTCCGGGTGTTGAAACCGGGTGGTCATTTCAGTGTCTCCGACATTGTGCTGCGTGGCGAATTACCCGAAGGCCTCAGAAAAAGTGCGGAGATGTATGCCGGCTGTGTGGCCGGAGCCATTTCTAAAAAAGATTACCTGAATATCATTGAGGAAACAGGTTTTAAAAATGTAAAAATTCAAAAGGAAAAAATGATCACCATTCCCGATGAAATTGCGGCAGCCCACCTTAGTAAGGAAGAGTTCATTCGGTTCAAATCGGGCGAATCAGGTATTTACAGCATAACGGTTTACGCAGAGAAGCCCGCGCTAACAAAAGAAGAGAAGCAGGCACAGAAGGCTGCTTGTTGCGGTGCTGAATCAACCTGTTGCTGA
- a CDS encoding winged helix-turn-helix transcriptional regulator: protein MGLTKANEFTKTENQLAAWAKALAHPARIAILNHLIQTRQCICGDLVDVMPLSQSTVSQHLKELKDAGLIKGNITGTSVCYCIDEKNWNKAKSALSGFLESYTGQDCC from the coding sequence ATGGGACTGACCAAAGCCAACGAATTCACCAAAACAGAAAACCAGCTTGCCGCATGGGCCAAAGCCCTTGCCCACCCGGCACGGATTGCCATTCTGAACCACCTGATACAAACCCGCCAGTGTATCTGTGGTGATCTGGTTGATGTTATGCCGCTCTCACAATCAACGGTTTCGCAACACCTGAAAGAACTAAAGGATGCAGGCCTGATAAAAGGAAACATTACGGGCACCAGCGTGTGCTATTGTATCGATGAAAAAAACTGGAACAAGGCTAAATCAGCGCTTTCCGGTTTTCTTGAAAGTTATACCGGCCAGGACTGCTGTTAA